Genomic DNA from Aminobacterium mobile DSM 12262:
CAAAGGGATCTTTAGGTGCTTCAATGCCTCGGTAGCTTTCTTGTTTTTGCACGGCTTCATAAATAGACGTTCCACTCATATGGGGAATTTCGTATACGTCTTCCAGCCATTCAATGCATGTCATAGTTTTTACGCCCAGAGTATCTGCTATGGCGACTCGTTCCGCGTCTATTCTCTCCAAGACGTTGCTGACGCAAGGTGTAATGCCGTCCATGTAGTATTCGAAAAGCTCTTTCCCTTCTATTCGAGCGATATTCAGCAGAGCAGGGGTTGGGTGGAAAATGGCGCCAATGTTGAGGAAGCTTGTTTCAAGTACATTCTCAGCGGCAATGAACTGGGGGAAGTAAGGTTTCAGTTCCTCAAGTATCTCTGGTGTTTTATAAGCAGGCAGGGCGGCAAGTGCCATCTCTTTTTTTACTTTGTAAATGGTTGCTTCCGCCAAACCTGTTTTGCGGCAGGCATAGATGAGAGATTGAGTTTCTGCCACAACAAAATTAGCGTTGGGATAAGTGCTTTTGACAGTCATGTAAAATTCTATGGCTCCAGCTGTACGTCCGGGGTTTAATATTATTTTTTGTCCAGATGTTAAATAAGGGGCCATCTTTTGGGCAAGTTCTCTGTGTGCAAAGGCTGGAGTTACTATTAAAATAACATTGCATCCATCGATGGCTTCTTCAATGTGGGTTGTTATGGTTTTAAATTCAGCAAAGCCAGTGGATGAAACACCTTTTAACATAACCCCGCCAGCTTTTTTAACATCTTCTATAGCGGCTGGAAATTTGTCAAAGATATTGACGTGGCACCCTTTTAAAGACAGGAAAGCACCCATGCTTAATCCACCATTTCCAGCACCAAGTACAGCGACCTTATTCAAGAAAATTCACCTCGTCTTTAGATGCAAGTTTTTTCTTTTTTGTAATTAATTGATATAAAAGAATAGTTGATAACAGAACCAGGCCGAAAAGATCCCCAATCAAGCCGGGATCTATGAGGAGTATTGCTGCTACTCCAGATACAAGTCGTAAGGGAAGAGAAAGAGACCCTATAAGGTAGCCTTCCAGGCAAGCGGAAAGAGCTACAACACCTATTGTGGCAGTAACAGTAGCGACGGTAGCTGCTCCAATTGTTGTATCGAGTAATAATATTCTGGGAGACAGGGCGAAGATGAAGGGCAAAATAAAGGCTGAAGAAGAAAGTTTCAGGCCTTGCAGAGCTGTTTTTACAGAGTCAGCTTTTGCAATAGCTGCTGCGAGGTAGGAACTCAGAGCTACAGGAGGCGTAACAGATGCCATGCATCCGAAGTAGAAGATGAAAAGGTGAGCGGCCACTATTGGAACGTTCATTTTTACGAGGGCAGGGGCTACCATGGATCCTAAAATAATGTAAAGTGCTGTAGTAGGCATGCCCATTCCCATAATAATAGATGCCACCATTGTCAGGATAAGGGCCGGGTAAAGTTGCCCTCGTGACAATACGATAATGAAATCGGCGAATTTGAGGCCTAAGCCTGTTAAAGTGACGGTTCCTACAATAAGGCCTGCTACGGCGCAAGCTGCAATAACACTGAGAGATCCTCGTGCTCCTAGGTCAAGAGCTCGCAGGAAAGATGTAAGAGTGAGTCGTGTGGATTTTCTGAAAGAGCTGGTTATGATAACGATCAGCACCGCTGTGACAGATGCTTTTATAGGCGAATATCCGGCTAAGAGCATATAGACGATGCTGAGGGGAGCTAACAAGAGAAAGGCTCCATCTTTAAAGACTTTTGAGAAAACGGGAAGTTCGCTTTTGTTCATCCCATGAAGCCCGAGTTTTGCAGCTTCCATGTCCACCATAATAAAAACGGCAACATAGTATAAAATAGCGGGAATAGCGGCATGGACGATAAGCTGACCGTAAGGAACTCCTGTCATTTCGGCCATAATAAAAGCAGCAGCCCCCATAATGGGAGGCATAATTTGTCCGCCTGTAGAGGCTGAGGCCTCAACTCCTCCAGCGAACTCAGGCGTGTATCCTACGCTTTTCATAAGGGGTATGGTGAATGTTCCTGTTCCAGCTACATTTGCAAAGGAACTGCCAGAAATAGTTCCCATAAGGCCGCTTGCGACTACTGCTGCTTTAGCTGGCCCTCCGCGAAAACGTCCTGTAATTGAAAATGCCAGGTCTATAAAGGCCTGAGCTCCGCCTGTTTCTGTAAGGAAAGAGCCGAGAAGGATGAAGATGAATACAAACGTTGCTGTAACGTATATGGCGACGCCGTAAATTCCTTCGCTTGTTAAGAACATGTGTTCTATAACCCGGCTTACCTCATACTGACGGTGTCCTAATGTGCCAGGTATAAGATGCCCCAAAAAAGCGTAGAGGAGGAAGGCTACAGCTACTATAACGAGGGGCCATCCCATGGTTCGGCGGGTAGCTTCTAAGACAAGCACGATCATAATGGCTCCTATAACAATATCTCTTGTAAACGGGTCTCCCATGCGGAATACGATGTTCATATAGTCTAAGCAAAGGTAGGCACCTACAGCTATACTGAAAATGATAGCGGCAATGTCCCAAAGCGGGACTTTATTTTTTTGCTTGTCTGTTGCAGGGAAAATTAAAAAAGTTAGTGCCAGTGCGAAGGCTAGATGTATAGCTCTATGTTGGAACTGGGGCAGCATGTGAACCCCTGAAGAATACATGTGATATAAAGACATGCATATAGCTAAGATGCTGCAAAGTTTAGCCGCGATGCCTGTGAGGTTTCTCTTTTTTTCAAATTTTTCGTTCAGAGCTTTTAACTTTTCTTCAGGAGTAAGATCTTCCTGTGTTTTTTTCTTGAAAAACATCGGATTCACCTCGTCTCAGATACTGAAGATACGTTATTTTTTCAACGGATATATCCATGCGTTCCATGTCGTTAAAGTACTTATATAAAGGTATTTCCCTTTGTCCGCTATCTAGGAACAGGCGAGGTTCAGCTATATAGCTTATTCTGAAAGGAAGAAAATCTAAGGGGATGTCGAGACCTGAGAGAACTAAAAAGTTATCCTTGAAGTAAATAGTCGCGGCACACGTAGAAGGGACCCCCCATCCCAAATCTTGTAACTTTGTTGCTACCACATGGATACGGCCATCTTTGTGCACTTGGTAATACTCGTAAACAGGTGTTAAATGGACTGAGTGCCGAATACTCGTGGCAAAAGAGTATCCTGCAGGTATTTTATGCGTGTATAGAACTTGACCTGTCTCGTAGTTTCTTATGTCCAAAAGGAAAACAGGACAAAAGAAAAGAAAATAGGTTAAGAGTGCTGTGTTTGAAAAAAAGAGGCTCACAAAGATGATTCTTTTCCTCATGTTT
This window encodes:
- a CDS encoding DUF1850 domain-containing protein — encoded protein: MRKRIIFVSLFFSNTALLTYFLFFCPVFLLDIRNYETGQVLYTHKIPAGYSFATSIRHSVHLTPVYEYYQVHKDGRIHVVATKLQDLGWGVPSTCAATIYFKDNFLVLSGLDIPLDFLPFRISYIAEPRLFLDSGQREIPLYKYFNDMERMDISVEKITYLQYLRRGESDVFQEKNTGRSYS
- a CDS encoding TRAP transporter permease, giving the protein MFFKKKTQEDLTPEEKLKALNEKFEKKRNLTGIAAKLCSILAICMSLYHMYSSGVHMLPQFQHRAIHLAFALALTFLIFPATDKQKNKVPLWDIAAIIFSIAVGAYLCLDYMNIVFRMGDPFTRDIVIGAIMIVLVLEATRRTMGWPLVIVAVAFLLYAFLGHLIPGTLGHRQYEVSRVIEHMFLTSEGIYGVAIYVTATFVFIFILLGSFLTETGGAQAFIDLAFSITGRFRGGPAKAAVVASGLMGTISGSSFANVAGTGTFTIPLMKSVGYTPEFAGGVEASASTGGQIMPPIMGAAAFIMAEMTGVPYGQLIVHAAIPAILYYVAVFIMVDMEAAKLGLHGMNKSELPVFSKVFKDGAFLLLAPLSIVYMLLAGYSPIKASVTAVLIVIITSSFRKSTRLTLTSFLRALDLGARGSLSVIAACAVAGLIVGTVTLTGLGLKFADFIIVLSRGQLYPALILTMVASIIMGMGMPTTALYIILGSMVAPALVKMNVPIVAAHLFIFYFGCMASVTPPVALSSYLAAAIAKADSVKTALQGLKLSSSAFILPFIFALSPRILLLDTTIGAATVATVTATIGVVALSACLEGYLIGSLSLPLRLVSGVAAILLIDPGLIGDLFGLVLLSTILLYQLITKKKKLASKDEVNFLE
- a CDS encoding NAD/NADP-dependent octopine/nopaline dehydrogenase family protein yields the protein MNKVAVLGAGNGGLSMGAFLSLKGCHVNIFDKFPAAIEDVKKAGGVMLKGVSSTGFAEFKTITTHIEEAIDGCNVILIVTPAFAHRELAQKMAPYLTSGQKIILNPGRTAGAIEFYMTVKSTYPNANFVVAETQSLIYACRKTGLAEATIYKVKKEMALAALPAYKTPEILEELKPYFPQFIAAENVLETSFLNIGAIFHPTPALLNIARIEGKELFEYYMDGITPCVSNVLERIDAERVAIADTLGVKTMTCIEWLEDVYEIPHMSGTSIYEAVQKQESYRGIEAPKDPFARYISEDVPMSLVPLAEFGRIAGVPTPTMNLMIDLANLVHQTDYREKGRTLSRLQLEGVCLGDLKKFVTDGTPFKK